In one Cloacibacillus porcorum genomic region, the following are encoded:
- a CDS encoding RidA family protein, with protein MSKEIISTPNAPAAIGPYSQAVKAGGFLYLSGQIPLDPQTMAVVPGCVACQAEQALKNMSAVLESQGLTTDDVVKTTVFIKDMNDFAKVNEVYAKYFAKDAPARSCVEVARLPKDVLVEVEAIALCK; from the coding sequence ATGTCAAAAGAAATCATAAGCACCCCCAACGCACCGGCGGCGATCGGACCCTATTCTCAGGCGGTAAAGGCCGGCGGATTCCTCTATCTGTCGGGACAGATCCCCCTCGATCCTCAGACGATGGCGGTCGTTCCCGGATGCGTCGCCTGCCAGGCGGAACAGGCGCTCAAGAATATGAGCGCAGTACTCGAGAGCCAGGGGCTGACAACCGACGACGTCGTCAAGACGACCGTCTTCATCAAAGACATGAATGACTTCGCGAAGGTCAACGAAGTTTACGCGAAGTATTTCGCGAAGGATGCCCCCGCGCGCTCATGCGTCGAGGTGGCCCGCCTTCCGAAAGACGTGCTGGTTGAGGTTGAGGCTATCGCTCTTTGTAAGTAA
- the ssnA gene encoding putative aminohydrolase SsnA, whose translation MLLIGNGPLITRDPDNPFIADGCAAISGTSINSVGTTLDMRAKYPTAKFIDAKGGLIMPGFINSHMHFYSTFSRGMNVPGEPAQDFSGVLEKLWWRLDKALTLRDCYYSALTALVEAIKCGCTTIIDHHASPYAVSGSLCEVARAAREAGIRTSTCYEVSDRDGQKIAYEGIKENIAFMDWAERENDPMISGKFGLHASFTLSDCTLEKCREAMEGRENGWHVHVAEGPSDEEACEREHGKRIVRRFHDFGITGKNSIFVHCIHIDGAERALLKETGTAVVHNPESNMGNAVGAASVPQLAAEGITLGLGTDGYVSDMLQSYKMGNALCKHAAKHPNAGWGELPAMLFENNALIAERAFPVKLGMLKDGYAADVIVLDYNAPTALSDKNINGHLLFGASARSVVTTIANGRILMKDRKLTELDAEEIFAKAREHAAEVWKKI comes from the coding sequence ATGCTACTTATCGGCAACGGACCTCTGATAACACGCGATCCCGACAATCCCTTTATAGCGGACGGATGTGCCGCGATCAGCGGCACTTCGATAAATTCAGTCGGCACCACGTTGGATATGCGCGCAAAATATCCGACGGCAAAGTTCATTGACGCCAAGGGCGGCCTCATTATGCCCGGATTCATCAACAGCCATATGCACTTTTACAGCACCTTCTCCCGCGGGATGAACGTCCCCGGCGAACCGGCGCAGGACTTCTCCGGCGTGTTGGAAAAGCTCTGGTGGCGGCTCGACAAGGCGCTTACGCTGCGCGACTGTTATTACAGCGCCCTCACTGCGCTCGTTGAGGCAATAAAGTGCGGCTGCACCACCATCATCGACCACCACGCGAGCCCGTACGCGGTGAGCGGAAGCCTCTGCGAGGTGGCAAGGGCGGCGCGCGAGGCCGGTATCCGCACCTCCACCTGTTACGAAGTCTCCGACCGCGACGGTCAGAAGATCGCCTACGAGGGGATCAAGGAGAACATCGCCTTTATGGACTGGGCCGAGCGCGAGAACGACCCGATGATCTCCGGCAAGTTCGGCCTGCACGCCTCCTTTACCCTGAGCGACTGCACCCTTGAAAAGTGCCGCGAGGCGATGGAGGGCCGCGAAAACGGCTGGCATGTGCATGTGGCGGAGGGGCCATCCGACGAGGAGGCCTGCGAGCGCGAGCACGGAAAGCGTATCGTGCGGCGCTTCCACGACTTCGGCATCACCGGCAAAAACTCGATCTTCGTCCACTGCATCCATATAGACGGCGCGGAGCGCGCGCTGCTCAAGGAGACGGGCACCGCCGTCGTACACAACCCCGAATCGAATATGGGCAACGCCGTCGGCGCGGCCTCCGTTCCACAGCTGGCGGCGGAGGGGATTACCCTCGGCCTTGGAACCGACGGCTATGTCAGCGATATGCTGCAGTCCTACAAGATGGGCAACGCCCTCTGCAAACACGCGGCGAAACATCCCAACGCAGGCTGGGGAGAACTTCCGGCGATGCTCTTTGAGAATAACGCCTTAATCGCGGAGCGCGCCTTCCCCGTAAAGCTCGGCATGTTAAAGGACGGCTACGCCGCCGACGTTATCGTGCTCGACTACAACGCGCCGACCGCGCTCTCCGATAAAAATATCAACGGGCATCTGCTCTTTGGCGCTTCGGCGCGCAGCGTCGTCACTACAATCGCCAACGGCAGGATACTCATGAAGGACCGAAAGCTCACCGAGCTCGACGCGGAGGAGATCTTCGCCAAGGCGCGCGAACACGCGGCCGAGGTCTGGAAAAAAATCTAG
- the hydA gene encoding dihydropyrimidinase: MAILIKNGIIGTAERSFRGDLLIDGEKIAAVGGSLHCGGAEVVDASGCYLLPGGVDPHTHVILQAGGSKVSDGFAAATRAAVFGGTTSIVEHPGFTADGEPLARAVELTVAEGEGRSYTDFGVHLVFQRYDGDIARELPEIVSRGFPTGKVYTTYAGRLTDEEIFPLMLGMKEAGGLLFYHCENDAITNGLAAEYQRELPAAASLWPKSRPGYCEAEAVRRILALSRAAGVAAYIVHLSTKEALEEVILARRAGQRVYAETCPQYLTLTEERYKRENGLDYVMAPPLRKQGDCNRLWRALAQGDIDTVGTDHCSFSRADKVRLGAENVFKSPGGIPGIETRMELLFSEGVMKNRLSLERFVAVTATNPAGILGLRDKGRIAEGADADLILIDPAMSKKISAESLHQRVDYTPYEGVTVNGCVTDLWLRGRRLLKEGELTSDEPCGRLVRRELSGE, from the coding sequence ATGGCAATATTGATAAAGAATGGAATAATCGGGACGGCGGAGCGCTCTTTCCGCGGCGACCTGCTCATCGATGGCGAGAAGATCGCCGCGGTTGGCGGCTCGCTCCACTGCGGCGGCGCCGAAGTGGTGGATGCCTCGGGCTGTTACCTGCTTCCCGGCGGCGTCGACCCGCACACGCACGTGATTCTGCAGGCCGGCGGCAGCAAGGTATCCGACGGCTTCGCGGCGGCGACGCGCGCGGCTGTCTTTGGAGGCACGACCTCCATCGTTGAGCATCCCGGTTTTACCGCCGACGGCGAGCCGCTCGCAAGGGCAGTCGAACTGACCGTCGCCGAGGGTGAGGGGCGCTCCTATACGGATTTCGGCGTTCACCTCGTCTTCCAGCGCTATGACGGTGATATCGCGCGGGAGCTGCCGGAGATCGTATCGCGCGGCTTCCCGACCGGCAAGGTCTATACCACCTACGCCGGACGTCTTACGGACGAAGAGATCTTTCCGCTGATGCTCGGGATGAAAGAGGCCGGAGGACTGCTCTTTTATCACTGCGAGAACGACGCGATCACGAACGGCCTCGCGGCCGAATACCAGAGGGAGCTGCCGGCGGCGGCTAGTCTTTGGCCCAAGAGCCGCCCCGGTTATTGCGAGGCGGAGGCGGTGAGGCGCATCCTCGCCCTCTCGCGGGCCGCGGGCGTGGCCGCCTATATCGTCCACCTGTCGACGAAGGAGGCGCTCGAGGAGGTTATCCTGGCCCGCCGCGCGGGACAGCGGGTCTATGCGGAGACCTGCCCGCAGTATCTTACGCTTACGGAAGAGCGCTATAAGAGGGAGAACGGCCTCGACTACGTGATGGCGCCGCCGCTGCGGAAACAGGGAGACTGCAACCGCCTCTGGCGCGCTCTCGCGCAGGGCGATATCGATACGGTTGGCACCGACCACTGCTCGTTCAGCCGCGCCGACAAGGTGCGGCTGGGCGCGGAAAATGTCTTTAAGAGCCCCGGCGGCATCCCGGGAATAGAGACGCGCATGGAGCTGCTCTTCTCCGAGGGCGTTATGAAGAACCGCCTTTCGCTGGAGCGCTTCGTCGCCGTGACCGCGACAAATCCCGCCGGCATCCTCGGGCTGCGGGACAAGGGACGGATAGCGGAGGGGGCCGACGCGGACCTGATACTTATCGATCCCGCGATGAGCAAAAAAATCTCTGCCGAATCGCTGCATCAGAGAGTAGACTATACCCCCTACGAAGGTGTGACCGTCAACGGCTGTGTGACCGACCTCTGGCTGCGCGGCCGCCGTCTGCTTAAAGAGGGGGAGCTGACATCCGACGAACCATGCGGCAGACTGGTCAGGAGAGAGTTATCCGGCGAATAG
- the sdaAA gene encoding L-serine ammonia-lyase, iron-sulfur-dependent, subunit alpha: protein MLKAVEKIVRLADDRKIAFPEAVLILDAAETGVPAEEIRGRMAERLADMRRSVREACANTVPCRIEPSMGPKLRSYQGAMSGDFILAASATAMEVASYNATMGRIVAAPTAGSCGIIPGMLFAWEFFCGEGRDTEALLIDALITAGAVGEVTAFRATLAGADGGCQAECGAAAAMGSAALAFLQGGTPAMSAHAAAMTFKSVLGLACDPVGGLVECPCIKRNGILVANGTLCADMALAGIESVIPLDEVIDSMGQIGRMMAPALRETSQGGLAVTPTAVELMKAGQERIGG, encoded by the coding sequence ATGCTCAAGGCCGTTGAAAAGATAGTCAGGCTTGCCGATGATAGAAAGATCGCCTTTCCGGAGGCGGTCCTTATCCTAGACGCGGCGGAGACCGGGGTCCCCGCGGAGGAGATAAGGGGCAGAATGGCGGAACGCCTTGCCGATATGCGCCGCAGCGTCCGTGAGGCCTGCGCGAATACTGTGCCATGCCGTATAGAGCCTTCGATGGGGCCGAAGCTGCGCTCCTATCAAGGCGCGATGTCCGGTGATTTTATCCTCGCCGCCTCCGCGACCGCAATGGAGGTGGCCTCGTACAACGCGACGATGGGGCGCATCGTCGCGGCGCCGACCGCCGGCAGCTGCGGGATAATTCCCGGCATGCTCTTTGCCTGGGAATTTTTCTGCGGCGAGGGCAGGGATACCGAGGCGCTGCTTATCGACGCTCTGATAACCGCGGGAGCGGTGGGCGAGGTGACGGCCTTCCGCGCGACCCTCGCGGGAGCCGACGGCGGCTGCCAGGCGGAGTGCGGCGCGGCCGCCGCGATGGGCTCCGCGGCGCTTGCCTTTTTACAGGGCGGAACGCCGGCGATGAGCGCCCACGCCGCGGCGATGACCTTCAAATCTGTGCTCGGCCTGGCCTGCGACCCCGTAGGCGGCCTGGTGGAATGTCCCTGCATAAAACGCAACGGCATCCTTGTAGCCAACGGTACGCTCTGCGCCGATATGGCGCTTGCGGGGATAGAGTCGGTGATACCGCTTGACGAAGTTATCGATTCGATGGGGCAGATAGGGCGGATGATGGCGCCGGCGCTTCGCGAAACTTCGCAGGGCGGGCTTGCCGTGACACCGACGGCTGTAGAGCTCATGAAAGCCGGACAGGAGAGGATCGGAGGCTGA
- the sdaAB gene encoding L-serine ammonia-lyase, iron-sulfur-dependent subunit beta, translating into MPVWEIIGPVMTGPSSSHTAGAAHIGRIVRMCWGGEVKRADLYMRGSFASTGAGHGTDKALIAGLMGMSQDDPSIRDALELARAAGMEFHFYTEEVAGAHPNSVRVVVSGDDGRTMEAVGYSIGGGAVILHKLDGFQVDISCTLPAVIIMNRDVQGVVSAVTSYLSAHNVNIATMKLHRDTRGGLATMVIELDSAEEHADTEVIKNLHPGIVRVIGIEGED; encoded by the coding sequence ATGCCCGTTTGGGAGATAATCGGCCCGGTGATGACCGGCCCCTCTTCGAGCCATACAGCAGGCGCGGCGCACATAGGCCGTATCGTACGCATGTGCTGGGGCGGCGAAGTGAAGAGGGCGGATCTATATATGCGCGGCAGCTTCGCGAGTACCGGCGCGGGACACGGGACGGATAAAGCGCTGATTGCGGGGCTTATGGGGATGTCGCAGGACGATCCCTCCATCAGGGACGCGCTTGAACTGGCGCGCGCCGCGGGGATGGAGTTCCATTTCTATACGGAGGAGGTGGCGGGGGCGCATCCCAACTCCGTGCGCGTCGTCGTCAGCGGCGATGACGGGCGAACGATGGAGGCTGTCGGCTATTCCATCGGCGGCGGCGCGGTCATCCTCCACAAGCTTGACGGCTTTCAGGTGGACATCTCCTGCACTCTGCCGGCAGTCATCATAATGAACCGCGACGTGCAGGGCGTTGTCAGCGCGGTGACCTCGTACCTCTCGGCCCATAATGTCAATATCGCGACGATGAAGCTCCACCGCGATACGCGCGGCGGCCTCGCGACGATGGTCATCGAGCTTGATTCCGCCGAAGAACACGCGGATACCGAAGTGATAAAAAATCTCCATCCCGGGATAGTCCGTGTGATCGGAATAGAGGGGGAAGACTAA
- a CDS encoding monomeric [FeFe] hydrogenase: MLLNHLINVKRWVIRSIAGAYLHSREIPGGSYAQDSDFRQSVKRLPFVHIPPGSAARYRCCVYKERAIVRLRVLAGLGFSVESDDEMTSLLEYADRALKRNQIEGPALTIIDIACKGCVNARYYVTELCQGCLARPCESVCPFGAIHVEDGHSRIDKAKCRNCGRCKEVCPYHAIAKIAVPCEESCPTNAIQKDENGVASIDHAKCISCGCCVAACPFGAVLERSQIVDIVRALDSRKQIYALVAPAIAGQFEASFGQLVTAIRELGFSDVVEVALGADKTAVDEAEELRERMEHERPFMTTSCCPAYIQAARRHMPELTPHISDTPTPMHFTAEMMKTKNPRNINVFIGPCVAKRKEAMEDSCVDYVMTFEELEALFEAAGITPSKCEAAELKKNASAQGRGFAISGGVASAVKHALGDDAGVRTACINGLSKAAMAQLKAYAKNGAPFDLIEVMTCPGGCISGAGVAMRDKKAKEGVEKFVKESEPLEIAKE; encoded by the coding sequence ATGCTTTTAAATCATCTGATAAATGTGAAGCGCTGGGTAATAAGGAGCATTGCGGGGGCGTATCTGCACAGCAGAGAGATACCGGGCGGCAGCTACGCGCAGGACAGCGACTTCCGGCAGAGCGTGAAGAGGCTGCCCTTTGTGCATATTCCGCCCGGCTCCGCCGCGAGATACCGCTGTTGCGTCTATAAAGAGCGCGCGATTGTCCGCCTGCGCGTCCTCGCCGGACTGGGTTTCAGCGTGGAATCCGACGACGAGATGACCTCTCTGCTTGAGTACGCCGACCGGGCGCTCAAACGAAATCAGATCGAGGGACCGGCCCTTACTATCATAGATATCGCCTGCAAGGGCTGCGTCAACGCCCGCTATTATGTCACGGAGCTCTGCCAGGGCTGCCTCGCGCGCCCATGCGAGAGCGTCTGCCCCTTCGGAGCCATCCACGTGGAGGACGGCCATTCGCGGATAGACAAAGCGAAATGCAGGAACTGCGGCCGCTGCAAAGAGGTCTGCCCCTACCACGCGATCGCCAAAATCGCCGTCCCCTGCGAGGAGAGCTGCCCCACGAACGCGATACAGAAGGACGAAAACGGCGTCGCCTCCATCGACCACGCGAAATGTATCAGCTGCGGCTGCTGCGTCGCCGCCTGTCCCTTCGGCGCCGTGCTGGAGCGCAGCCAGATCGTGGATATCGTGCGCGCCCTCGACAGCCGCAAGCAGATATACGCGCTGGTGGCGCCCGCGATCGCTGGACAGTTTGAGGCGAGCTTCGGACAGCTCGTCACCGCGATAAGGGAGCTAGGCTTCTCGGACGTTGTGGAGGTGGCCTTAGGCGCCGACAAGACCGCCGTCGACGAGGCGGAGGAGCTGCGCGAGCGCATGGAACATGAGCGCCCCTTCATGACGACCTCCTGCTGCCCCGCCTATATACAGGCGGCGCGCCGCCATATGCCGGAGCTTACGCCGCATATATCGGACACTCCGACCCCCATGCACTTCACCGCCGAGATGATGAAGACGAAGAATCCCCGTAATATAAACGTCTTTATCGGCCCCTGCGTCGCGAAACGCAAGGAGGCGATGGAGGATTCCTGCGTTGACTACGTGATGACCTTCGAGGAGCTCGAGGCCCTCTTTGAGGCGGCGGGGATAACCCCCTCAAAGTGCGAGGCGGCGGAGCTTAAAAAGAACGCCTCCGCCCAGGGGCGCGGCTTCGCGATCAGCGGCGGCGTCGCTTCGGCGGTCAAACACGCGCTCGGGGATGACGCCGGGGTCCGCACCGCCTGCATAAACGGCCTCAGCAAAGCGGCGATGGCCCAGCTGAAGGCCTATGCGAAAAACGGCGCGCCCTTTGACCTCATCGAGGTGATGACCTGTCCCGGCGGCTGCATAAGCGGCGCGGGCGTGGCAATGCGCGACAAGAAGGCCAAAGAGGGCGTGGAAAAGTTCGTAAAAGAGAGCGAGCCGCTTGAGATCGCGAAAGAATAG
- a CDS encoding Lrp/AsnC family transcriptional regulator, which translates to MNLSPTATIERVKRMEEEGIILDYRATVDPAKVGYYFSAILSFQTNYGNPDPVIDEIIKDIPEIVSSWSITGSNDFLLRCISSRWSFYRSCS; encoded by the coding sequence GTGAACCTCTCGCCTACCGCCACCATCGAACGTGTCAAACGCATGGAAGAAGAGGGGATTATCCTCGACTACCGCGCCACGGTGGACCCGGCGAAGGTCGGCTATTATTTTTCCGCGATACTCTCATTTCAGACGAACTACGGCAATCCTGACCCCGTGATCGACGAGATCATCAAAGATATCCCCGAGATAGTATCGAGCTGGTCGATAACCGGCAGCAACGACTTTCTCCTGAGGTGCATATCCAGTCGCTGGTCTTTTTACAGGAGCTGCTCGTGA
- a CDS encoding Na+/H+ antiporter NhaC family protein, translated as MSDYGLISVVPPLLAIFLAFKTKDTVVSLFTSIFVGVLIFAKGNLYVALVEIWQTFIFKQVSAPWNAELLVLITSIGVFIALIEESGSIESLAKKVSHFIGSRVRVQISAWITGLILFFSDSANCLILGPVFRPLADRFGVSREKLAYIVDSTASPVCMLVPISTWAILIGGIIEASLKDNGIEMDILTSYAKCLPYQYYTILAVFLVPLVALSRKDFGAMAVAERLAIEGKSRYLLKKEEEHVKVNNSKKESPAFIALVSILILLFVIIFMLLSFGFPGEVKSGNVRISLVTAYTIGSLGCMAMLVWKKIMTLPEAIECAIKGAKNMSYIIIIFIAALTLGNICSVLGTGKFLARVTVPYIHSILVPALVFILGTVISFSTGTANGTQAILIPLAIPLAISSGAPLFVTIGAAAAGGLFGDHCSPISDTTILSSMGSGCEPLDHVRTQIPYTLIAALVATLAYVVSSFTEHNVIVIAGSFILMYLLFNLGYKLYPLCSKKCEAK; from the coding sequence ATGAGTGATTATGGATTAATTTCTGTCGTACCTCCGCTTCTTGCGATTTTTCTGGCATTCAAAACTAAAGATACCGTAGTATCGTTATTTACAAGCATCTTTGTTGGCGTTTTAATTTTTGCAAAAGGGAATTTATATGTTGCTCTAGTAGAAATCTGGCAAACTTTTATCTTTAAACAAGTTTCCGCCCCTTGGAATGCTGAGCTTTTAGTACTGATAACTTCAATTGGTGTTTTCATCGCTTTGATTGAAGAATCAGGAAGTATCGAATCACTTGCAAAAAAAGTTTCTCATTTCATAGGAAGCCGAGTCAGGGTACAGATTAGCGCCTGGATTACTGGGCTTATTTTATTCTTTTCTGATTCAGCCAATTGCCTGATATTAGGTCCTGTCTTTCGTCCATTGGCAGACCGTTTTGGGGTATCTAGAGAAAAACTCGCGTACATCGTAGATAGCACCGCGTCTCCGGTATGTATGCTAGTTCCCATATCCACATGGGCGATACTCATTGGAGGAATAATAGAAGCTTCGCTTAAAGATAACGGAATTGAAATGGATATTTTGACATCATATGCTAAGTGTCTGCCTTACCAATACTACACAATACTTGCCGTTTTTCTCGTGCCACTTGTCGCGCTTTCCCGTAAAGACTTCGGAGCAATGGCCGTGGCCGAACGCCTTGCAATAGAGGGAAAATCAAGATACCTGCTAAAAAAAGAGGAAGAACATGTAAAGGTCAATAATAGTAAAAAGGAGAGTCCCGCATTTATTGCTTTGGTTTCCATACTCATCCTATTGTTTGTAATCATTTTCATGCTGCTTAGCTTTGGTTTCCCTGGAGAGGTTAAAAGCGGTAATGTCAGGATATCTCTCGTCACTGCGTACACTATCGGCTCTCTTGGATGTATGGCAATGCTTGTCTGGAAAAAAATAATGACGCTGCCGGAAGCTATTGAATGCGCAATAAAAGGCGCGAAAAATATGTCATACATCATCATTATTTTTATTGCGGCACTTACACTGGGAAATATCTGTAGTGTATTGGGTACAGGCAAATTTTTAGCTCGTGTAACTGTACCATATATACATTCTATTCTTGTACCAGCGCTTGTATTCATCCTTGGTACGGTAATAAGTTTCTCTACAGGCACAGCTAACGGTACACAGGCAATTTTAATACCACTTGCCATACCGCTGGCAATTAGCAGCGGAGCGCCACTTTTCGTTACAATCGGGGCCGCAGCGGCAGGAGGTCTATTTGGTGATCACTGCTCCCCCATATCAGATACCACTATATTGTCATCAATGGGTAGTGGATGTGAGCCGCTTGATCATGTCAGAACACAGATCCCATATACACTAATAGCCGCATTAGTCGCCACATTAGCATACGTAGTAAGTAGCTTTACGGAGCACAATGTAATAGTCATCGCTGGCTCCTTTATATTAATGTATTTATTATTCAATTTAGGATACAAATTGTATCCTTTATGTAGTAAAAAATGCGAGGCAAAATAG
- a CDS encoding GntR family transcriptional regulator, translating to MESAEERAYRSIINMIVFHKCPPGSPVVEKQIAEELNLSRTPVRNALKRLVSDGLLDSSKNRGCFVPMLSRRDLDNLYSFRMLIECDCAKKAALHCNAMDIKRMKSLLREEKVVFNERKEEIYLVNEKIHLAIVTASQNEYFVKPVKQLIWRSQLYLFFFDSFYMGNVSLNKEKLPDGNFKSCEEHRILFEAIQSKDPVYAEQVMEEHVTATYELLVQTKWH from the coding sequence ATGGAATCTGCAGAAGAAAGAGCTTATCGCTCTATAATTAATATGATCGTTTTTCATAAATGTCCTCCAGGATCACCTGTAGTCGAGAAGCAGATAGCCGAAGAACTTAATTTAAGCAGAACTCCAGTTAGGAATGCGCTAAAGAGGCTGGTCTCCGACGGACTGCTTGACAGCAGTAAAAACAGAGGGTGCTTTGTCCCTATGCTCTCAAGGCGTGATCTGGATAACCTTTACAGCTTCCGTATGCTCATTGAATGTGACTGTGCAAAAAAGGCGGCATTACACTGCAACGCTATGGATATAAAACGAATGAAATCCCTTTTGAGGGAAGAAAAGGTCGTATTTAATGAGAGGAAAGAAGAGATATATCTTGTGAATGAAAAGATACATCTGGCGATAGTCACGGCCTCGCAGAACGAATATTTTGTGAAACCTGTGAAGCAGCTGATATGGCGTAGCCAATTGTATCTATTTTTCTTTGACAGCTTTTATATGGGGAATGTTTCGCTGAACAAGGAAAAGTTACCGGACGGTAATTTTAAGAGTTGTGAAGAGCACAGGATACTTTTTGAGGCCATTCAGAGTAAAGACCCTGTATATGCTGAACAGGTAATGGAAGAACACGTTACCGCAACATATGAGCTTTTAGTACAGACGAAGTGGCATTAA
- the lysW gene encoding lysine biosynthesis protein LysW, which yields MTATCIVCEANVSLPQDCCEGELLICPDCGTELEVISLDPLTVEEAPQVQEDWGE from the coding sequence ATGACTGCAACTTGTATCGTATGCGAAGCAAATGTATCCCTTCCCCAGGACTGCTGCGAGGGCGAGCTTCTTATCTGCCCTGACTGCGGCACGGAGCTCGAGGTAATCTCGCTTGATCCCCTTACCGTAGAAGAGGCTCCCCAGGTACAGGAAGACTGGGGCGAATAA
- a CDS encoding RimK family alpha-L-glutamate ligase encodes MATLRILFTRLRTEEKLLKEAAERLGIPCELQNVGDTVFGEDPFCQPDDVVLARCVSHNQNEGVAQMLETQGITVVNSSRVMGICGNKLTTSAVLAQAGVPQPKFLVAFTPEGALEAVESLGYPAVCKPVSGSWGRLLAKINDRESAEAIFEHKSMLGAIHNTFYIQEFVDKGSFDVRAFVINGEPLCAIARTSEHWITNTARGGSASNLPLDDETTEILRSVHAAIGGEFLAVDLFKANGRWLVNEVNDGGEFRNSIAPTGRDIPGAVVEATWNRRKG; translated from the coding sequence ATGGCGACACTGCGCATTCTCTTCACAAGGCTCCGCACGGAGGAGAAGCTGCTTAAAGAGGCGGCGGAGCGCCTCGGTATCCCCTGCGAGCTGCAGAACGTCGGCGACACCGTATTCGGCGAAGATCCATTTTGCCAGCCCGACGACGTGGTGCTTGCGCGCTGTGTCTCGCACAACCAGAACGAGGGGGTAGCCCAGATGCTGGAGACGCAGGGGATAACGGTGGTCAACTCTTCCCGCGTTATGGGAATCTGCGGCAACAAGCTCACCACCTCCGCCGTACTGGCGCAGGCCGGCGTCCCTCAGCCGAAATTCCTTGTCGCCTTCACCCCCGAGGGGGCGCTTGAAGCGGTGGAATCCCTAGGATATCCGGCTGTCTGCAAGCCCGTAAGCGGCAGCTGGGGTCGTCTGCTCGCCAAAATCAACGACCGCGAGAGCGCGGAGGCGATATTCGAGCATAAATCGATGCTAGGAGCCATCCATAATACCTTCTACATTCAGGAATTTGTCGACAAGGGCAGCTTCGACGTCCGCGCCTTCGTCATTAACGGCGAACCGCTCTGCGCGATCGCCCGTACGAGCGAACACTGGATCACAAACACGGCGCGCGGCGGCTCGGCATCAAACCTTCCGCTCGACGACGAGACTACGGAGATCCTTCGCTCGGTGCACGCAGCGATAGGAGGCGAGTTCCTCGCGGTCGATCTTTTCAAGGCGAACGGCCGCTGGCTCGTCAACGAGGTCAACGACGGAGGCGAATTCCGCAACTCGATAGCCCCCACGGGCAGAGATATTCCCGGCGCGGTGGTCGAGGCCACCTGGAACAGAAGAAAAGGATAA